One genomic segment of Choristoneura fumiferana chromosome Z, NRCan_CFum_1, whole genome shotgun sequence includes these proteins:
- the LOC141439553 gene encoding uncharacterized protein has translation MSDKKSAKSIQVQGKAKSKNKGNEGAPCPFLCNMVPTNVPDPGKAQTILHPRKDVFVLKVAKVGAMGDRRCKMELELVTPKGMERKAPGRVDTRETQCDPEPCTCCCQKSRKPKKRK, from the exons ATGTCGGACAAGAAAAGCGCTAAAAGTATACAAGTACAAGGGAAGGCTAAATCCAAGAATAAAGGCAATGAAGGGGCCCCCTGTCCTTTTCTGTGCAATATGGTACCCACCAACGTACCGGATCCAGGAAAAGCGCAGACAATCCTCCATCCAAGAAAAGACGTATTTGTTTTGAAG GTCGCAAAAGTAGGGGCAATGGGTGACCGACGCTGCAAAATGGAACTTGAACTGGTGACACCGAAAGGTATGGAAAGAAAGGCACCGGGGCGAGTCGACACGAGGGAAACCCAGTGCGATCCGGAGCCTTGCACGTGCTGCTGCCAAAAGTCCAGGAAGCCGAAGAAAAggaaataa